From Malaya genurostris strain Urasoe2022 chromosome 2, Malgen_1.1, whole genome shotgun sequence:
CTTTAGAAACCAATATTCACCGTGTCACTGCTGAATACGccctcaaatgcttgaaaaactgGTCGAAAATTGGACCTCCAGACTGACCTTTATGAAAAATAGTCGTGACGTCCACATTTAAATGGTCAATGCTAAGAAATTATCTATCGAGTAATAAAAATTTGGCCATCTCATAATTTGGCatgttttatttatatttaaaatcagCTCTTAAAAAAACACCCATTACAACTAAACCAAACGTTTGAATTCGTTTGCTGGTAATTTGACGAGATTTGATTGTAAATCTGACCGAAACATGCTGCCTATACTcgcataattgtcccatatgggaaatcgTCTCTTATGAAAAATATGTGATGAGTAAAAGATGTACACATGTTTCTTTAAAAGTACACTTTTTTTTACGCTGCTAGCGTAATTGATCCGTCGTACTGTTTCTTAAATACTTCAATTGCTTTTTGTTCATGTAGAATCCATTACGGAACAAGATGGGGCTCATATGCGAGAAATTTTATCAACAAACTAGAAGATACTTGCATATCGGTCCCATCTTAGCATGCGTTGCTTTTCTCGCACGTGACAAAAAGTCATGTTCGATTTTCGgttcatatcacgcgtttttttatgacggccaataagccatccatcaacattcactttgaagagtaatttcgaatgactcggcactcgctgagagtaagtcataatagtaaacggcagagaaaagtttcCTCTTTCgcctggtgttaaatttaattgaggtttctatgcccggtgaaaaatgaacggcggccctactgaaaaatggatggccaacacgtttcctgatgaaaacaaaagaatatgtaaaagcgattcacacgcagcatcaagcgactatcacctgcatggaacgattatggaacaacaacattaattgtaagcaattcatatgaaaggacactacgtcaagttcacggaacattttaacgtcggatacgtgagcaatattcggctaaaaaaattaataaaaataatctggacgtcgacggaagttgattgatcgtctgaatcgtgtttaatgcatgcgtttcctgatgaaaacaaaccaatctcatttgcatttgtggttgtaagtgagctgtcagagagcctaatactctatttttcatagctcgcttgaaatttctttcgaaagtggaagttgacagatggcttattggccgttataaaaataaaacgcGTGATATGAGGAATTCGTGAAATTATGTCAGCTTTTCACATAATAAAACAACACAGCACGTTCATGACGTTATTTGCAAAATGTTGTTATAGCTGATTTTGGTCGAAGAAAATGCGAAAAATCTGAAAGTTGTTGATATTTCGGGGAACGAAAATGAGATTAGAAATTGAAGCGAAACGATAGATTCTTAAGAAAGTTATTTTGGCGAGCGAATGAGATCAAAACGTAAAATATCCTGGAAAGAGGGTATCGTAAAAGCTCCATCCAGCGAAGAAGCGCCACATTTCACAtcctttttgtaaattttaaagAATTGAGCTTTGTAAATTTTAAAGAATTTACACAAATGGGACAACCAAAAATGATCGCATTACTACACATCGATCTTTCTGGAATTTAAATAATTCTGATCAAACGGCTTTCATCCGCCTATGAAGATAAATATTTCCTCAAGTGTTTTGATGAGTACTTTCTAAATGGGACAGACCTGACGTGAAGTTTCTTCATATCTTACTGAACTAACCCcgaattatttttgaatttatgaAAGAACAACTCAAACAGACGTTATTCAACAAGCTAATTCAAAAACCTCTTCCTTATCCACCTAATGGTCTAATAatggttttcttttttcattgaaaCAGCCACATTGAAATATATCTTTTTCATTATGATCATTTCTGACACAAATTTGGGCTGATTTTTAACagaaattcattcaaattgtTTTGGTAACTTCAGAAAACAGTGACTCAACGCTTACTTCGCATATTCGACAATATTCTCGAAAcaaaaagtatcagcaataatatatttgaacttgatcattgattACTTACTGAAAAATATgcgaatatataaaaaaacgcgttttgtcggttacgtcacttatatcattatatcgaCAAAACCGGAAGTGACCGCCACTTGATCTTTCACCggattcacaacccaatagtagctttcaaacgagcataagcttgtagaaatcggttcagctatcttcacAAAAATTGTGCGCAGAGTAagcaatgcgttttgtcggttacgtcacttataccagtgTATCTCTGGAACCTgaagtgacagccaattgatcttcgaatttgctaCACAACTCAATAGTATTTTTCAAACGAGCACaagcttgtagaaatcggttcagctacctCAGAGCAAATTGTTTGTAGAGCAAAATCTttaaatacgaggtctgttcaaaaagtacccggaattctcatttttctaaaaaaatatttatttattcgtctacatctataagttccccttcaaagtaatcccccctagatataatacacttatgccagcattttttccagtcttcgaaacacccctgatagtcactttttgtaatgctctgtagcactctcagcgattctgcctttatctcttcaatcgatgaaaaactctgtcctttcatgggtctcttcaactttgggaacaggaaaaaatcacacggagcgatatctggtgaataaggaggttggggcatgattaaagtcttaaaagtcgttttttttatcaaaattcagcagttcttaaacgaattttgctgccactcgttttatgcccaaaacatttgaaaaaatatgatggcatgagccaactgatatgccaacttcatcagcaacttctctaatagtgattcggcgatcatccataatcattttttccacttttcccacatattCATCGATTATtaacgtgctgggtcgaccggagcgttcgtcgtctgcaacgtcttcgcggccatcttggaaacgcttataccactcgtaaacacttgtttttttcatagcagactcaccgtaggctctctgtaacatttcgcacatttggttatactttatttcatttttcacgcaaaatttaatacaaattctttgactcttcaattcttccattgtttaaactaacaaaaatcgccgagctcaaaaaaacacgtctacaccagccgctacaagacagaatgtaaacaatgaatacagttgaaaatttcaccatacatcagggacatatgtaccaacacaataaaaaaaaattttgaccaccggactcccagacgcgcgcaattaaaaaattccgggaactttttgaacagacctcgtatgtacacacacagacattttccgatctcgtccagCTGAGTagaatagtatataacactagtGGTCTCCGCAGCttcgatcaaaagtcggtttctccaCCAACTCTATTATCTTTCTACAGAGAAGTGCAAAACGGCGGAAATCGATAAGGGACTGATATGCTTGGGTGGTCAGCATAGGTATCATAATGCAGAGTCAGGAGTTCAGGCTGTCACGAATCCTACGTATCATCGCCTCACTCCAAATTACCATTTCATATATTAACAACGTAGCATCGACTATCGtttcaatttgattttttccatACAATTGATAGCTAGAATGAGTGCCTTAAGTTGAGCAAAAAATAAGATGACAAGGAATAGCATTTATATAAAGAAAAAGCAAACTAAAATTATGAGATATTGTGCAATTGTCCAGGGATGATAGCTGCAGACAAAATCGTCAAATGTGCCTGAAACTAAACGCTTCATGCCTCAGATCAATTATCAACTAACTaagaaaataaaactaaaaccaaATTGATTGTGATAGTTGGAAAAGaaactcaaactaaattaatcaTATTAAATATGTTTTGTTTATTGCGGTCTGTTATATCCATCATCAATGTATTTTCGAAAACAAATACCGGTACGATAAGAAAACTGAATATGTATACCAAAAATATAGAAGTTACACTGCAGTAAACCGGTAATGTAGAGTAAATTGTCGAAAGCGTTCAATATTTCAAGCTGCACAGTAAAAAGTATTTCAAAACCAGATAATAGCTCAGTAAGttaagtaaaataaatgatcAGTTAAGTATTTCTCTCTTAGTTCAAACATACCTGAACTGACATAAGCTCTCTCTCCCCATCTTTCTACATATCTTTCTATCTCTATCATGCTATTTTCCAAACCAAATTAGAAAATATTAAATTAGCCCTGGAATAGGAATTTTCTGCTATCACTTTAGAACTTTACGGTTTTAAGTCTGTTAAGTTGGAATTTCGAAGCGAAGACTGTTTGCGCTTTCGCTGGGAAGAGAAACTCAACAGCATTGCTATCTTAGTATATTGAGACTCCTGTGCAGTTATCATGGAAGGAGTAGGGATAATAATGAAAGAAATCATAATACATAACTTCGTGTGACACAATTATACCGATTTGTTGAATATATTTACGAATAAAGACTTTGTTAATTTTGATTCGGGTACTAACTCCGCTTATCTCAATAATACGAATGTATTCGTTGACTAACAACTAAAAAAAGGACGATCAGCAAAGTTTGTTCCGTTACACTTAGTTAATAACAACAGCTTCTTTTGTCTTCAACATTAGTTCTATCATTAGTTGTATGTTTTTAATCTTCACTTCACTCCAACAAAGCGGTTAACTTTATAACTCGTCTCCTTTCTCTCTTAGTTGACTCCTATCAGTTTTTTTCCCGTATGTGATAAGTTAGAGTTAAGTTTAATCATTTTCAATGATTACAGTTTAGTGTTTCGTCATTCCTTTAGTTACTATGCTTACTTAATATAGTGCTTGGGTCATCAAATAGTTCTGTATGTTTCTTCCTCACTAACACTAACGACTCATACGCAATCATTTATCATTATAATATTGATTTCACTGATCATCACTAGTCTGGACTGGTCAATACAAAGTCAAAACACGAAAAGTGTGTACATAATCgaatctcaaaacgatagggtttttACTTTAGAAACAACAAATACTATTTTTGaacgaaccaaaaaaaaatagagaTTGAAACATAATCGAAAAATGTAATAACCAAGAAATAGCAACAGGGTAGAAGAGAACCTGCAAGGTCTACAGTAAACTACGCGATTGTAAGTATTTGTAATCGCATAATAAATAAACGTTTCGTTTGAAGTAATTTGCTGGAGtaattattttgtaaaaaaatatgtatGCTTTGCTGTTTGCTATTATTGTAGAAGTGGGATTTCAGTACCTGTTCTGGTTAAACTGCGACTGTACGGTGGCCCGAGCAGCGCCAGCGGCAGCATCTCGCACGATCTGATTACCGAAGAAACCGGACTGGAATTCCTGACGGGCTTTGTCCATCGTAATCCGATTAGTTTCCGTTCCGCTGCGATAAATGGCGTGGATCTGCGAGAAAACATCGgagaaaaattaccaatttggTCCGTTACCAACAGAAACCAGAGATAATTGTAGATTGTGACCGGGTACTCACTTTGCTCAACATGAAAATATTTCCAGCAGCACACGAACCATATCCGAAGGCAATAGCCAGCACGAAGATACCGACCAGAATGCCGATTCCACCGCCACCGAACTGCGTGATGGCCATGATAACCCCACAGGTACCCGAGCCTGGGAAACCAATAGTCTGAATAATTGTgacaagtgtttgaaagaagaaTATGAAGAAGAACATCATGAAGTTGAAGCTGGAATCATTCTTGAAGGCTTTGTACGCCGGACGATACCTGGAAAACAAAAGTAACTTAGTTGTTTTCtaacgtttttgtttttttatcaacATTCCAGCAACCTACCAGCACAGGAACGAAGCCGGCGTAAAAAGAATCGCATAGAAAATACCCAACCCGAAGGTACGGAAATCCCCGGAATGGATCAGTATCACCAGTCCGCCGAGGATGTTGACGGCCATGACCAGAGCGTAGAACATCCACAGGTAGTACAGGTTCTGTACGATCTTCTGGAACTCGGTCGGGATGTCGATGTTGATATCGTGATAGAAGCAGGGCTGCACCGGACAGAACGACGGCAACGGCGGCCAGTTGTTGGGTCGACTCGCGTTGGCACTGTTCATCAGTTCTGCCTCGCGCCGTTCCAGCTCCTGGGCTTTCTTCTCCAGCTCATCTTGGCGCCGCTGGGAATGTTAGAATTGGATGAAATTCGGAACAGTTTTGTGAATAGAAAGTACAGAATGTAGCCACTGACAGGAATACATATCCCGCCGCTACACGCAAGATTGGCGGAAAATTAAACAAACTTTTCAGAAAAAAGACCGAtacgtaatgtcacagacataactggaaccGTTAGTGCATTTGAAACATGTACTGCTTCGCTTCCAAAgttgtaacggtgcatctatactaaaTTATGACTTTTCATTGatgacaaacatattctaccatacaatcaaaTAACAACAAAGTTTTTTCGTAGATTTAGAAAGTAGAAATAAACTTCGCATAATCCTCTGagcaaattttaatgattttaaaaagATCCGGTTCACGGAATTTTTCTGATGTTTACAACTATTTAGTACTTTTGGCCATCATTTATTAAATTCTGGACCAAGACTAAAATCTGGAACAGGATACTAGATCTGGGACAGCCtctgaattcagttgcaaaattcagtttcggaatccagatcaagaattcaggtcATGAATTTAGTtggagacgggtatagcgtgatgggtaagtcgatgcctttcacgcagcctacctaggttcgattcccaacctcgcaaatagggtaagaatttttttctggctcgaaAAGGCGAATGACTTTGACGTTAAAATCTTCATATTTGAAAAAAGGTTGTTCTACAATTATGGAACTTAACTTATTTTCTTAATCCAGGTTCCAAATTTAATTTTagaactaaggagtgtatcgaaaataagctatccacaaatttttctttcaaattataataaaaaacgatattttattcaaactaaaaattgatcctttattgtacga
This genomic window contains:
- the LOC131426959 gene encoding secretory carrier-associated membrane protein 1 isoform X3 → MSGFDDNPFGEPVVDNPFADPSIREATRNSINVQQTLDEYDPFSNESSQQRTQNNFGQPATLLPSPQTVPAYSSSGAQYNNNAAVPGASSAAAMTQISTAELQRRQDELEKKAQELERREAELMNSANASRPNNWPPLPSFCPVQPCFYHDINIDIPTEFQKIVQNLYYLWMFYALVMAVNILGGLVILIHSGDFRTFGLGIFYAILFTPASFLCWYRPAYKAFKNDSSFNFMMFFFIFFFQTLVTIIQTIGFPGSGTCGVIMAITQFGGGGIGILVGIFVLAIAFGYGSCAAGNIFMLSKIHAIYRSGTETNRITMDKARQEFQSGFFGNQIVRDAAAGAARATVQSQFNQNRY
- the LOC131426959 gene encoding secretory carrier-associated membrane protein 1 isoform X1, which produces MSGFDDNPFGEPVVDNPFADPSIREATRNSINVQQTLDEYDPFSNESSQQRTQNNFGQPATLLPSPQTVPAYSSSGAQYNNNAAVPGASSAAAMTQISTAELQELRRRQDELEKKAQELERREAELMNSANASRPNNWPPLPSFCPVQPCFYHDINIDIPTEFQKIVQNLYYLWMFYALVMAVNILGGLVILIHSGDFRTFGLGIFYAILFTPASFLCWYRPAYKAFKNDSSFNFMMFFFIFFFQTLVTIIQTIGFPGSGTCGVIMAITQFGGGGIGILVGIFVLAIAFGYGSCAAGNIFMLSKIHAIYRSGTETNRITMDKARQEFQSGFFGNQIVRDAAAGAARATVQSQFNQNRIY
- the LOC131426959 gene encoding secretory carrier-associated membrane protein 1 isoform X2; amino-acid sequence: MSGFDDNPFGEPVVDNPFADPSIREATRNSINVQQTLDEYDPFSNESSQQRTQNNFGQPATLLPSPQTVPAYSSSGAQYNNNAAVPGASSAAAMTQISTAELQRRQDELEKKAQELERREAELMNSANASRPNNWPPLPSFCPVQPCFYHDINIDIPTEFQKIVQNLYYLWMFYALVMAVNILGGLVILIHSGDFRTFGLGIFYAILFTPASFLCWYRPAYKAFKNDSSFNFMMFFFIFFFQTLVTIIQTIGFPGSGTCGVIMAITQFGGGGIGILVGIFVLAIAFGYGSCAAGNIFMLSKIHAIYRSGTETNRITMDKARQEFQSGFFGNQIVRDAAAGAARATVQSQFNQNRIY